A part of Olleya sp. Bg11-27 genomic DNA contains:
- a CDS encoding PLP-dependent cysteine synthase family protein, with product MNYANNILETIGNTPLVKLNKLTAELPCLVLSKYETFNPGNSVKDRMALQMIEDAEADGRLKPGGTIIEGTSGNTGMGLALAAIIKGYKCIFVMADKQSKEKVDILKAVGAEVVVCPTAVEPDDPRSYYSVSKRLGEETPNSWYVNQYDNPSNAKAHYQSTGPEIWKQTEGKITHFVVGVGTGGTISGVGKYLKEQNPNLKIWGIDTYGSVFKKYHETGEFDENEIYPYVTEGIGEDILPKNVDFSIIDGFTKVTDKDAAVYTQRLAKEEGMFLGNSAGAAIKGVLQLKEHFTKDDVVVVLFHDHGSRYVGKMFNDDWMREMGYLD from the coding sequence ATGAACTACGCGAATAACATATTAGAAACTATAGGTAATACACCATTAGTAAAGTTAAATAAACTAACAGCAGAATTACCATGTTTAGTGTTATCTAAATACGAAACTTTTAACCCAGGAAACTCAGTTAAAGACCGTATGGCATTACAAATGATAGAAGATGCAGAAGCAGATGGACGTCTTAAGCCGGGGGGAACTATTATAGAAGGAACTTCAGGTAATACAGGTATGGGATTAGCATTGGCTGCTATTATAAAAGGTTACAAATGTATTTTTGTAATGGCGGACAAGCAAAGTAAGGAAAAGGTAGACATTTTAAAAGCAGTAGGGGCGGAAGTGGTCGTGTGTCCTACAGCTGTAGAGCCTGATGATCCAAGATCATACTATTCTGTATCAAAACGTTTGGGAGAAGAAACACCAAACTCATGGTATGTCAATCAATATGATAACCCAAGTAACGCTAAAGCACATTACCAAAGTACAGGTCCAGAAATTTGGAAACAAACGGAAGGTAAAATCACACATTTTGTAGTAGGTGTTGGTACAGGAGGAACCATTTCTGGTGTTGGGAAATACCTAAAAGAACAAAATCCTAATTTAAAAATATGGGGAATTGATACTTACGGAAGTGTCTTTAAAAAATACCATGAAACAGGCGAGTTTGATGAAAATGAAATTTATCCTTACGTTACCGAAGGTATTGGAGAAGATATTTTACCAAAAAACGTAGACTTTAGTATCATCGACGGTTTTACTAAAGTAACTGATAAAGATGCAGCAGTATATACACAAAGACTGGCCAAAGAAGAAGGTATGTTTTTAGGTAATAGTGCAGGAGCGGCAATAAAAGGAGTGTTACAATTAAAAGAACACTTTACTAAAGACGACGTTGTAGTTGTATTATTTCATGATCACGGAAGTCGATACGTTGGAAAAATGTTTAATGACGACTGGATGAGAGAAATGGGATATTTAGACTAA
- a CDS encoding sterol desaturase family protein: MESVISYFESIPSLHRALILVSGLWLFWLLEGVLPLAKFNYNKWSHAWPNLFFTGTTIVINFTLASVLIYTSFWVKQNHFGIINWLPKMPLWLYIVLGVLLLDFFGAYLVHYIEHKIKLLWRLHLVHHSDHQVDTTTANRHHPLESIIRFVFTLFGVFIVGAPIGIVFLYQSLSLIATQFSHANIRLPKKIDVRLSYLIVSPDMHKVHHHYKLPYTDSNYGNIFSIWDRLFGTYLSLDRDKIIYGVDTCPEEEQNKHLTYLLKQPFNKKGKSMRG, from the coding sequence ATGGAATCTGTAATTAGTTATTTTGAGAGCATACCATCGCTCCATCGCGCATTAATTCTTGTTTCAGGGCTATGGCTATTTTGGCTTTTAGAAGGTGTGTTACCTTTAGCTAAATTCAACTATAATAAATGGTCGCATGCTTGGCCAAATCTTTTTTTTACAGGAACAACAATAGTCATTAATTTCACCTTAGCAAGTGTATTAATATATACTTCATTTTGGGTTAAGCAAAATCATTTTGGAATTATAAATTGGCTTCCTAAAATGCCTTTATGGTTATATATAGTCTTAGGTGTTTTATTGTTAGATTTTTTTGGTGCGTATTTGGTACATTATATAGAACATAAAATTAAATTGTTGTGGCGTTTACATTTGGTACATCATTCGGATCATCAAGTAGATACAACTACGGCAAATAGGCATCACCCTTTAGAGAGTATTATCCGGTTTGTTTTTACTTTGTTTGGTGTTTTTATTGTTGGTGCACCAATAGGAATTGTGTTTTTATACCAATCGTTATCTCTAATAGCGACACAGTTTTCTCATGCTAACATTAGATTGCCTAAAAAAATAGATGTAAGGCTTAGTTATCTAATTGTATCTCCAGATATGCATAAAGTACATCATCATTATAAATTACCATATACGGATTCCAATTATGGTAATATTTTCTCTATCTGGGATAGGCTTTTTGGGACTTACTTATCCCTGGATCGTGATAAAATTATATATGGTGTAGATACGTGTCCTGAAGAAGAGCAAAATAAGCATCTAACGTATTTGTTAAAGCAACCTTTTAATAAGAAAGGTAAATCGATGAGGGGTTAG
- a CDS encoding ABC transporter permease, producing the protein MNFEFFIAKRIIDSKAYKSSISAPIIKIGIVAIALGIIVMMIAIATGIGLQQKIREKVIAFNGHSIIGNYDNNNSEESIRPISTNQDFYPKFTSVPEVTHIQGTATKSGVIRLENDFEYIIIKGVGADYDWQYFKEFLVEGRLPDYTKKRNQDVLISQYLANRLELKLNDRINTYFLKEDSTKPPNVITYNIIGVYNSGLQEMDQLFVIGDLRHIQRLNKWDDDQVGRFEVFIDDYNNLETAGEAIYKEVPSTLKAQTVDKVYPFIFEWIKIFDNNIYAIIGIMILVAGINMITALLVLILERTQMIGILKALGSANTRIRKIFLYNAAYLILKGLFWGNLIGISLLLLQKYFGLFPLDPKTYHVSAVPVYINLGYIVALNIGTFVLCLLMLLIPSYIISKISPVKAIRFD; encoded by the coding sequence TTGAATTTCGAGTTTTTTATAGCTAAACGCATAATTGATAGTAAAGCGTATAAAAGTAGTATATCGGCACCAATAATAAAAATTGGAATCGTAGCAATTGCATTGGGTATTATTGTAATGATGATTGCAATAGCAACAGGGATTGGCCTACAACAAAAAATTAGAGAAAAAGTAATTGCTTTTAATGGACATAGTATTATCGGTAATTATGATAATAACAACTCAGAAGAAAGTATCAGACCAATATCGACCAATCAAGATTTTTATCCCAAATTTACTAGTGTGCCAGAGGTTACTCATATCCAAGGTACAGCAACAAAATCGGGAGTAATACGATTGGAAAACGATTTTGAATATATTATTATAAAAGGGGTCGGAGCAGATTATGATTGGCAATATTTTAAAGAATTTTTGGTAGAAGGACGACTACCGGATTATACAAAAAAAAGAAATCAAGATGTTTTAATCTCTCAATATCTAGCCAATAGATTAGAGCTTAAATTAAACGATCGGATAAATACTTATTTTTTAAAAGAAGATTCTACAAAACCGCCAAATGTAATTACCTATAATATTATAGGTGTTTACAATTCTGGGTTGCAAGAAATGGATCAGTTATTTGTAATAGGGGATCTTAGGCATATTCAACGTTTAAATAAATGGGACGATGACCAAGTTGGACGTTTTGAGGTGTTTATAGACGATTATAATAATTTAGAAACGGCAGGAGAAGCCATTTATAAAGAAGTACCATCTACGTTAAAAGCGCAAACGGTAGATAAAGTGTATCCATTTATATTTGAATGGATAAAGATTTTTGATAATAACATTTATGCTATAATCGGTATTATGATTTTAGTTGCAGGTATTAATATGATAACTGCATTGTTAGTATTGATATTAGAGCGTACTCAAATGATTGGTATTTTAAAAGCATTAGGAAGTGCCAATACTAGAATCCGGAAAATCTTCCTTTATAATGCAGCATATCTTATATTAAAAGGCTTGTTTTGGGGTAATTTAATTGGGATAAGTTTATTATTGCTTCAAAAGTATTTCGGATTATTTCCATTGGATCCAAAAACCTATCATGTTTCGGCAGTACCCGTATACATTAATTTAGGCTATATAGTGGCACTAAATATTGGGACTTTTGTGTTATGTTTATTAATGTTATTGATCCCTTCTTATATCATTTCAAAAATTTCGCCAGTTAAAGCTATTCGTTTTGATTAA
- a CDS encoding exo-beta-N-acetylmuramidase NamZ domain-containing protein, which translates to MRFNVFKNTVLLFVLVLISCASKTKNNLAETNHIFTQSEIKIDNSNITPIIVGANQTKTYLPLLKGKRIGIVANQTSVIFKTRQFNHKATTNQKYTHIVDSLISEKINVIKVFAPEHGFRGKADAGEVVKDGIDTKTGLPIISLYGKNKKPSAEQLQDIDIILFDIQDVGARFYTYISSLHYVMEACAEQNKMLIVLDRPNPNGHYIDGPILEMEHSSFVGMHPVPVVHGLTIGEYAKMINGEKWLKNGVQCNLSVITMKHYNRQMAYDLPVKPSPNLPNAQAINLYPSLCFFEGTNISAGRGTDLQFQIYGSPLLPITNYTFTPKANDGAKYPKHENKICNGYNLSETKSLNGLNLNYLITAYNTTKNQADFFIKNGFFTKLAGTKKLQQQIEAGWNEDKIKATWTSGLDSFKIKRQPYILYN; encoded by the coding sequence ATGCGATTTAATGTTTTCAAAAATACAGTTTTATTATTTGTTTTAGTATTAATTTCTTGTGCTTCTAAAACGAAAAACAATTTAGCTGAGACAAATCATATTTTTACTCAATCAGAAATAAAAATAGACAACTCAAATATTACCCCAATTATTGTTGGTGCCAATCAAACAAAAACCTATTTACCATTGTTAAAAGGTAAACGTATTGGTATTGTCGCTAATCAAACGAGTGTTATTTTTAAGACTAGACAATTTAATCATAAAGCAACCACTAATCAAAAATACACTCATATAGTTGATTCTCTTATTTCCGAAAAAATAAACGTAATAAAAGTATTTGCTCCAGAACATGGGTTTAGAGGTAAAGCGGATGCTGGCGAAGTTGTAAAGGATGGTATTGACACCAAAACCGGTCTACCTATTATTTCTCTGTACGGAAAAAACAAAAAACCTAGTGCGGAACAGCTACAAGATATTGATATTATCCTTTTTGACATCCAAGATGTTGGTGCACGATTTTACACTTATATATCCTCTTTACATTATGTTATGGAAGCTTGCGCCGAACAAAATAAAATGCTGATTGTCTTGGACAGACCAAACCCTAACGGACATTATATTGATGGCCCTATTTTAGAAATGGAACATTCTAGTTTTGTTGGAATGCACCCGGTACCAGTAGTTCATGGATTGACTATTGGAGAATACGCAAAGATGATTAATGGTGAAAAATGGCTTAAAAATGGCGTACAGTGCAACCTAAGTGTTATCACTATGAAACATTACAACAGACAAATGGCTTATGACTTACCTGTAAAACCATCTCCTAATTTACCTAATGCACAAGCGATAAACCTATATCCTAGTCTATGTTTTTTTGAAGGTACAAACATAAGCGCCGGACGTGGTACAGATTTACAGTTTCAAATATATGGTTCTCCTTTATTACCTATAACAAATTATACTTTTACACCTAAAGCTAACGACGGTGCAAAATACCCAAAACATGAAAACAAAATATGCAATGGTTATAACTTAAGTGAGACAAAATCACTTAATGGATTAAACTTAAACTATCTTATTACAGCTTATAACACTACTAAAAATCAGGCTGACTTTTTTATTAAAAACGGTTTCTTCACAAAGTTGGCTGGAACAAAAAAATTACAGCAGCAGATAGAGGCTGGCTGGAACGAAGACAAAATAAAAGCCACTTGGACAAGTGGCTTAGATAGTTTTAAGATTAAAAGGCAACCCTATATATTGTATAACTAA